The following nucleotide sequence is from Apium graveolens cultivar Ventura chromosome 4, ASM990537v1, whole genome shotgun sequence.
TAAAGAAGATGGAGACAAGGGTTGTGACATGTCAAATATAGGGAGCTCAATGGCATTCTCAGATTTAGACATCATTATCTAGGAATATATGATAACTGAGGTAGTTTGTTCAGTTGTGCAGGAGTCTATTATATAGGTGCTTAGATACAAAGCCACTATGCATATTGACATAAACATATAACTGTATGCACACTACAAATATTTATAAACTACTCATTTCTTAACAATGATTAATTATTGAAGAGCTGGTTGATACAACAAGAGGTTTAAATAATTTCAACAAAAGCCACATAAGGATTATTGAAAAGGACAAACTAGATGTGAAACCAAGTAACTCGGTCCTGTAGAAATAGGTATATGACGGCATACAAATATATTAATCGCTCCCTCCATTTCCACATAATAGTCGCTTCTAAAAATAAAATTCGTCACATAAAATTCGTTGTTTTCTTGTTTCAACACAAATTTGTGAATAGTATTCCTAAACTACTCTTACATTTACTATTTCAAGGTTGAACTCATTTGAAATTTAGTTGTATATATTCTCATCTCAATGTAAACTAGTAGTATTTGGAAATGGATGGAGTAAAATTTATAGAAAAACCTATTTTCAAGTAGGCAATTATTTAATATCTGAGATGGCAGTATAATATTAACATAGCAAAGTTCTTGGACAGGTTTCAGAGTTGCAAGTAGAAGCATATAGTATAAACAAAGCATGAACATACATGTTTGACCCTAGAGTTTAGCCACCCTTGATAGTATTATTTAGTGTTTTGTATTTTTATGTGAAGGTCAATGAAGAAGGAGGGGTTAGATATGGCATGAGATGGGTAGCAGAAGGCAGGAATGCCGGAGGTATGCTGGCAATCTCAACTTTGTCAAATTCTGTTATGCATTGGCTCTTGATCCTAGACTTCAGTTTAAGCTGTTTGACTGGTCTTATCATATTACAGAGTTAACAGCTTTAAGTAGAATATATTTTAGATGAACAAGCTTTaataatctgtatatatatacagaCTTGAACCTGAGAAATAACATAATTGGACCTACTTGGTCCGAATTTCTACTTCAGATTTCATGAATTTGAACTTCCGCCCTGAGTTAATACCGGAGTCTTGTGTACATGGTACGATATTTTAGCAAACTTGACCCTGTGCACACACATTCAAACAAGAAAGCATGGTGAGAGTTACAAGTGTGCAATCATCGCATATTCACATGGTTACGAGGAAGGTGATTGAGTAGGTAGCCCACAAGAAATTGGGGCAAGAAATAATATATACATCTAGTTGAGTATGATCAGTTATCAAGTGGTGAGATACTTTAATCTGATGCCCTCCTTCCAAAAGGTAGGAATCCAGTATTCAAACACTAAAGTCAAATTGGGAATATATATGCCCATGGTTTGCTCAAAGGAATAATTTTAGTAGTTATCAGTTAAAGGATGCAAGCTAGCAGAACAGTAAACTAAATAACATTGATGCTGCCAGAACATGGAAAACACAGTAGGAACTTAAATATTACAGATGCTAATAATGTGATCCATACTGCTGGGGACTTAAAACATTGTCTCTTAAAGAAAATACAGAAATTGCTCAAAGTCGCTGGAATGAAGCTTCACTCTTTGCCACAACTCGGTAAAACTCACATGTACGATTGTTTATACTCCTTGCATTTGCTGCTCGCATAAGCCGAACCAAAGAAAAAACTGCATTAGATAGAACCGTGCCAAAAAAATTCAAAGTCTAGAGCTTGTTGCATACTCTGAAAACCAAACCAAACTTCAGTTACATtgacaaaattaaaaaaaaatgtaCTTGTATATTTGGGTCTTCTTCATATATAGTTTCTGTGAACTAGGTCTGGTCTGTTAAGCAACTGATTTTGTCGTATTCGGTAGAACAATCTGATTCTTGCAGACCAAGCTCTGGAATCAAATGAAGATGAACTACATGTTTTATAACATAAAGCAAACATGTCCTGCACAACAGCCTATCCCCTATGTTTACATGTATCCTGATGATAGGGAATATGAGTTAATGAAAATTTACTGTAATTTTTGATAAGCATTTGGGGAACAATGCTTATCTCTGATTTTAAGCTAAAGTTCCCGAGACAAACAAAATTAGTGTAAGAGCTTAAAAATCAACTTCACAACGAAATTGTATCCTATCAACGAACCTCTCAAAGACTAGTTAGCCGTACACTTATATTGTTATAAATATCGGTAATCTTATCATATTACTTCAAACCTTAACTGCAGCATTCGAAACCAATTCGCACAAAATTGTACTGTGTTTGCCATTTTGGGTGAAATAAGAAAATCCTTAATAAGAGTCACTTGGTGCATTTAACCACCAAAAACTCTGTAAATAATAAATAGACAACAAGACCCTCTAACCAATCACTGCTGAGTAATGCAATGTGGTTGAGCAGTACTTCTCGTTTGTGTTCGGATGTTTTTTCCTGTCCAGTTTAGGTGCCTTTTTCTACATTACACTGTTAAAGCAATTTGTTGGGAACTATTGACAGAATACAGACACATAACACTGTTATTCTTATCATCGGGACAAATCCTATACCTGTGCTGCTCACGACTTCAAATGTTGGCTCCTACGTTAGGATCAAGCTTTGGTTGCATTTCATATCTGTTGCGACTCTTCCAAAACTCTGACTTGCTAGTGTCCTTGAACATGTGCCAAACTGAAGAGCACAGCTCTGACTTTCACTTTCCGCAACCATACACCAGTCTGAACCCATCCGGGGAGGCATTGCCCGATTCAGACTTCTGGTTATTGGGTTTAAACATGATTTGTTTACATTTACTATTTTTGTATTCAAGCTCAACATTTATGATTTCAAGTGTACTAGTTTAAAATATTCTCAaacattttttttttcttttttgaaAAGCTTATGTCAGTCAAGTGAATCCTCCACCGTAATTCTTCCAGCAGGTTTAACCCGATGGCATTTAGGTTGGCGACAGCCCAAAACACAACCAGTAAGGTAAAAGATCTATAGATTGTACAAAAGAAGTTCATTTTTTTCCGTCTGGTACACGTAAACAAATTCACATGCCCCATAATTCAGAGGTTTCTCTGTCATTGCAAACACGGGTGATGCAATCTCCACCTATATCTGTTCCATAGTTCAAGGGTTACTACTACCTCTAAAATTTCATCACATCTGGTTTATAATGATTGCATGTTTTCAAATCTTTGAATTACAAGCCTACATACACTGTAGGTGAAAACAAGCAGGCTCTGTATGTTTGGTACTAGCTGGCCTCTGGCTGCAGCATTGGAAAAAAGGTCCAGCTGGTTCTCGGTACCAAGTTCTTTCCTAAAACTTTCTCGCTGCTCCACCACTCAACGCCAAGAGTAGGTTTGTCTGAGGCATCTCCCTTTGTGTTGTCAAAGATGAATTCTTTGCTATATCTGAGTGAGTGAGTTTGATGCACACATTCATACTGCTGCTCCTGTTCATCCCGTTCAGTTTTTTCGGGCAAGACAGGCTCAGTGCAACCTTTGCAATCACAGCACTTGTTGGCTTTCTCTGGTTTATTATTGCTTAGTATAGCTCTTTCATTCGTCGCCTTTTCTGGACATTCTGGTACCATTTCAAGAAGACAGTCATGTTTCAAACATGCTGAAACATATTCAGTTGGCAACTCAAATGAGACTCTGTGATCAAAAACTACTTCCTCGTCCTCGGGTATCTTGTCCGAGCTGGCAAGTGTTCCCAATTCAGAAATTTGGGACTCAACAGGTGTAACTTTTAGTAATGGCTCTCCAATAGTTGGTGTCAGAGAACCAGAACCTAGCGCTAAACCCAGTCCGTTTGGAGTTGAAGCACCAGAGCCTAACCTTGAAACACAACCATAGGGCGTCAAAGAGCCAGATTCCAACCTTGAACCCAAACCACTCGGTGTCAGAGTTCCAGAACCTAGTCTTGAACCCCACTTCTGAGAGGAGAAGTATTCATATCCTAGAAATTTGGAAATTTCCTCCACACGGAACTTAACGATAGGTTGCTTAGCAGGAAAAGGTGAAGATGTGCCAGAATTCGGAATTGTTGAGCCTGGCGATATAATGTAGCCTCCTGGACTTCCTGGGTACAACCGAAAAGGCTGGAAATCATACTGCGATGATGGAAACTTTTGATCTGGCCCTGTATTTCTTTGAGTTCGAGCTAGAGATGAAGCCAAAAGCTGAGCAAAAGGAACTTCAGGTGATGAAGGTGTTGTCAACTGTGCAGATTCAGGAGGTGGAGTGAAAGAAGCAGTTGAGGGCTCAGTGGTGTAAGTTGAGAATACAGGCGGTGAAACTAATTGAGTTTCATAAGCATAGGGTCCGATGGTAAAAATGGAGGCGGTACCATCTGGGGAGTAGGCATTGACAGAGAGAGATGCAAGAGAGAGTAACTTGGTAGGTGAATGCATGCCAGAGGAAGGCTCTGACTGGAAAAAAGAAGCAGGGGAAGAAGGAGGAGCAACAAAAGGAAATACTATAGTGGATGAGTTGTTTAAAGTTTCAGTAAAAAGGACTTGTGTTGCAGCCTCTGTTGGTTCAGGAACAAGTGTGGCATGACCAATTCTTTTGCTGTGTTTCGGAGATCCAAAACACCAGTACAGACTCCAGCAACCTCCCCACCTCCTCTTCTGAGTTCAAAATAAACAGTTATTAGATTTATTGTTTAATACTTTCATATCAAAGCATTATTACAATTTACATAACACAACTGATTTGAAGAAATAATGTTAGTCACACTCACACAGTCAAAAAACCTTTGGACTGACCACTAACAAGGAAAAGATCCTAAATGACAGAACTAAGTGTTTCACTAAAACAGAAATCCATCCTCTCATGCTCTATACATAGTTCATATACCTCAGATCTCATAAATCTTAGTTCCCGTAAAAACCAAAACCTACAGCTCTTTTTTATATATTCAACAACGATAATAGCCATTAGCCAAGCAAGGAATAAAGCACAGGAAATACGACATCAGTTTGCTTGTTGTCTAGTAGAGTACTAGTCCAAAACCGACGGCAATGCATGAACTTGTTCTAGAGACATTCAAACACATACCTTTTAACGCGTAAAACAGGTGAGCTAAAAATTATACATTCTCCAGTGATACAAGCTTTGCACATCAATTAAGAGAATCCTTGACATTCAAAGGGTAAACCTTAAATGACAACCAACTTGTGCAATGAGGGATAACATCTACTTCGTATTAAGAAACAGCTAAAAAAACAAGATTAAATCAATAGACTGTTCATGTAATAGACTTTTTAGTTGCCTTTTTTTTCACACTACTTTTTGCTTCACATATAAGTTGCAGTTAGCTTCTTGATTTCATGTAGTCAGTAGACCACATAATTTTCCTCACTACAAAAAACACACATCTTCCCAAAAAAATCTAAATATGTAATCACGCGAGGGGACAGAGGATCAAGACTCCTTATATTCATATCAAACTAACATAAATCTAACACAAAAGATCGCATAAATTCCAAAACAAATGATCACATATTAATAAAATACCTCTATTACAAAAATATATGATAAATAAGGAATGCATAACCAAGTATCTGACATGCAATATTTCGACTTTAATAAAATAGTATAGATATTCGGGACGTACGTACCCGAGCACTGGATGGCTGAACTCGAGTTTGAGAATTAACAATAGCAGTAGCTGCAGCATTCACAGTTTCGAAACTGTTATTCGATAAATTACTCATATCCAATCTAAACAGACAAAAGAGAAGACTCCGTTCTTTCGTATAAACTTAATATAGACGTCGGGCAATTCAAGTAACCGAAAATTAGGCCGGAATGTAGAGTAGAAATGAGGATGAAAAAACAGAGAGAAGAGACAGAGTTTTATAAATGTGAAAGTCCAACAGGAAAGGAATGAATGATATCATTACTACATTACTTACTTTGTGTGTGTTATTTTGTAATTATGTTCAATAATAAGGCCAAACGGGATTACTTTAAGGCTTTTTGCCTTAATAATGCATGCACTTCATTTATTGTGGCTTAAATTTTTTTAGTTAAACCAGTAATGACCCCAAAAACGAACTAATAATTGAATGATTCGAGCGATAATGTCCTTTGATTAACTTTGTAGGAAATTTCAGTGCTAGTCCTTTCAATACGTTCAATTTCAAAGAATTTGTATTATTTTCAGTTGAAGGAAATTATATTTCTGTACAGTTTCACTAATGACAACATTTTACTTTTTTAAAAGgcgatttatttatttattttgacaaatataacttataaatgagtatttgtttaaaaaaaatcGGAGCAAGTGAAGGTCGAATTAAAGATCGGGATGACAAATATTTCCCTAAACTTCAAATTGAATGAAATGAGTTATACGACATGTTGGATATTTCCATGAACTTAGAATTGAATGAAATGAAATTATACGACACATCATTTTCAATAATCCAATCATTTAGCTAAAATATTCATGtgatatattataattataattatatagaTATTATTTAAAAAGAACATGCCCTCCAATGGTGCAAAACCATTGGCTAAATTTTAGATAACCTTGATCATATTTTGTTAAATATCCTCGAGACATGTAGCAATGTATCAAAATGTATCAAATCATTTGTTTATTATGTTAAAATAAATCATTATATTTATAGtaaacaaaaataataattacgtaCTATCTTTAAAATATAGATAACCATTATAACCAACTCCATCGAAGTCCAATATTTTACTGATTCTGGTTCtgtaaaattttaaataaacagtatcttaatttaattatttaatcaacCATTATGACCAACAATCATTAAACATCTCTAACAAGTTCTTTATTCTGACTCTTAACTCAAAATTTGAAGAGGGAAAAGAAAAATGTTGTCGGGCTTTTAGTGATTCTTAAAATCACTAAGAGTCTCTTCTCTATTCTCAATTTTAAGAGCTATTTTTACTTTTAActaatattataatattcataaatatACTCTCTTTCTTTCAAAAAGTTTTTAatgataaaaaataaatttagaaGTCAATATAAAGAGTATTATTGGAGATGAAAACATACTAAATTACCGAGagataattttttattttatttattaagaGTGAATTAAGAGTCGAAGGTTCATTACAGATATAactataaaatatttatttaattttttcaTAAAAGATTTATCAGATGCACTAACACACCAAATTTAAGGGGGGGAAATTGGATTCTCGAGCCTTTTtctataaaaaaaatgaaattaaataattgtttcatttTATTCGCCAATCACACTCCCTCTTTTTAGCGATTTCTTCCCCAATTTTTTTGGTGATATGGTAATCACTGCAAATAAATGGTGAGTGAAGCACCTGCTTCAACAATTTGTCATCTACTCTTATTTTTCAGCAATTGCGCTTAATCCACCACCGACTCGATTGGATTTAATACTAACAACTGACAACGATGGTCTCTTTCGTTACAAACTACGCACATGAAGATTATCGGTACTTTTCCTTCTTTATTTTAAGTAATAAACTACGCACACGCCTGATCAAACTTTGGGGCTATGGATAAACTCATGATCAAATAGCATAAACGGTTCCTTAGCTATTCAAACTCAATtcgtaaaatatttaaatttaactTGATAATTATTAAGCCGAGTTCAAATTCCAGTTTTTTTAATTCTTTTTCGAGCTAAGCTCGAGATTCTAGTTATGCAGCTAATAACATTCACGAGTCTTAtcgaatttctattatttttaattttttattataaaaatattttatatgaaTATCTTATATTGTATACATTTAATCGAATCGAAGTCGAGCTGATTCGATCATATTTCAAgtttttgttaatatttagtgAAAGTTCGAACCAAAATTTTCTAATCAAGCTCTAGCAGAGTTTGACAGTTTTCGACATGTTTTGACTCAATTATACTCCTATTAAAATTCATGGGCTCTTTCACAGTAGACAAAAACTGAAACACCGAATCTACTTGTGCGTGAATATATATGATAAAGATGATTTTTTCTTAGAATAAAATAATGGTTACAACATATCTTATACAAAATATTGGTGTGGATATAAACCTATTGTTTTAGCTTTTATGATCATTTATATTTGCTCCATCCTAAAatacaattttcttttatttttttcgTCTATTTAAAGATGAATAAAAATGATAGTTCCACAAatcatttttcaaaaaaaaaatctgaaaaaattatatatattttttatacaTCTTAAAATACGGGTGAAAATCCAAAAACGAAGGAAGTCACATTTTACAAGTGACAAAACTTGGATATTGGCGTGTCCTCCGGACCAAATGAGAGCGGAGGAGGGGATAGTTGCAACGGACGAGCATATTTAATAGAGAAACCAACAACTGACGCCAGGTGGGGGGGACGTTAGCCGGCTAGGGTTGTTTTATTTAATAGACTACTCCCACTTCTCTCACATAGTATGTGTATCTGTATAGATCTTACATTTAAGAATGCCCGTGCACCTTGTGATTACATTTATGGACTTTCCTATAGGACTGTTATATACACGCTGTACCACTTTGCATTTAGGCTTTTTATTCACATCTTTTTggattatatattttatatcccACACCTTAAAtcaatattatttatttattttcaaaaattacaaTTCGTTACGGGATGTAAAATGCAAATCATGATAATAAATCTCTTATTACTCTTTACTCTGTCTTTGTGTTCGCAAATCGAACTATTCATCCTGTGTAAAATAAATTATAATCACAAATTTTATAAGTTCAACTTATTTCAATTAATTTACACTTTCTAGTAATAATAGTGAATCTCTTCACTTACAACAACTACATCAATTAAAATATACCAAATtcataaattttattaattaacaTGTGCTCATGACCGAATACCAAATAAACTCACCAAACTATTGAGTTTAGTTATAACATAGCTAGAGAGGTCTATGAGATAGCAGATAGGTGTTCATCTATGCCTGATTTTTGTTAATTCCGAGGAAGGGGCTATTGCTAAGATCAGGAAAATATTACAAGGTTCAAAATAACCTTTTGGTGGTTCTTATTTTTGGTTGAGTTGGTTTCTTTTTTATGAAGAATTTAGTTATTTATAGTTGGAACATTAGTGGTCTTGGTAACGAGGTGGCTAAGATGAATTTGAGAATTCTGATTAAAGAATCTAGCCATTCTATTTTTTGATTCAAGAATTTAAAATGCATATTTGGTCTACGAAAAACTTAAATGCAATTTGGAAAGATGCAAATATCAAATGAGAGGCAGGTAATACTATTGGTCTATCAGGCGGTTTGCTAAGGATGTGGAACAATAAGGTGGTGTTTTTTAAATAGGATTTTTTCGTCTCATCATGTTCTTTGCTGTAGAGGTCTGTTTAGTCAGACCAGTGAGATCATTAATATGTTGGAAATACTCATTATTACATCATCAACATAGCATCAACATAGATGTAATTATATAACGTATTTAGCAGGTCAACACCGAGATAACAGTTAACGAAACAAAATATATAGGTGAACAGTATTAAATCAGTAACTGAAAGAATAAAGAAAAAAACGAAAGTGTACTAGTAACCATAACTTTAACACAGTGATAAACAAGCATAAAAACAATAGTAGCCAATAGGCACAATGCAACAAGAAACAAAAAACTAGCTGAGTCGTCAGGCCTTATCGAAGCCCTaactgctcttgaagagataattgCCCTCACCTGCTCTGTTGGGTTGCTTGCAATGCCtcctccaggataaaacagctccgGACTTGATGTTCACAGCAAAAACAAATCCAACTCCGactagcacctcagtcgccggaaaaatcAGCAGCTCAGAATAGTGTTTTGGAAGAGAAGAGAAAGTAGTGAGGAGAAGAGAATATAGGGTGTGATGTGTGAAACTCAGCACCTTAGTCCTCTATTTATACTAGAGGCTAAGTGTAACTAACCACCCGCTTAATTTCTGAATTAAACTGCacaattaaaaaataaatcaaaacttatgattttgaatttaaataaaattgtaACAACAGCGTATTCATTATCTCTCACATTATGGTCAGCtttaatattttaa
It contains:
- the LOC141720728 gene encoding uncharacterized protein LOC141720728 isoform X2, translated to MLQLLLLLILKLEFSHPVLGYKRRWGGCWSLYWCFGSPKHSKRIGHATLVPEPTEAATQVLFTETLNNSSTIVFPFVAPPSSPASFFQSEPSSGMHSPTKLLSLASLSVNAYSPDGTASIFTIGPYAYETQLVSPPVFSTYTTEPSTASFTPPPESAQLTTPSSPEVPFAQLLASSLARTQRNTGPDQKFPSSQYDFQPFRLYPGSPGGYIISPGSTIPNSGTSSPFPAKQPIVKFRVEEISKFLGYEYFSSQKWGSRLGSGTLTPSGLGSRLESGSLTPYGCVSRLGSGASTPNGLGLALGSGSLTPTIGEPLLKVTPVESQISELGTLASSDKIPEDEEVVFDHRVSFELPTEYVSACLKHDCLLEMVPECPEKATNERAILSNNKPEKANKCCDCKGCTEPVLPEKTERDEQEQQYECVHQTHSLRYSKEFIFDNTKGDASDKPTLGVEWWSSEKVLGKNLVPRTSWTFFPMLQPEAS
- the LOC141720728 gene encoding uncharacterized protein LOC141720728 isoform X1, with the translated sequence MSNLSNNSFETVNAAATAIVNSQTRVQPSSARKRRWGGCWSLYWCFGSPKHSKRIGHATLVPEPTEAATQVLFTETLNNSSTIVFPFVAPPSSPASFFQSEPSSGMHSPTKLLSLASLSVNAYSPDGTASIFTIGPYAYETQLVSPPVFSTYTTEPSTASFTPPPESAQLTTPSSPEVPFAQLLASSLARTQRNTGPDQKFPSSQYDFQPFRLYPGSPGGYIISPGSTIPNSGTSSPFPAKQPIVKFRVEEISKFLGYEYFSSQKWGSRLGSGTLTPSGLGSRLESGSLTPYGCVSRLGSGASTPNGLGLALGSGSLTPTIGEPLLKVTPVESQISELGTLASSDKIPEDEEVVFDHRVSFELPTEYVSACLKHDCLLEMVPECPEKATNERAILSNNKPEKANKCCDCKGCTEPVLPEKTERDEQEQQYECVHQTHSLRYSKEFIFDNTKGDASDKPTLGVEWWSSEKVLGKNLVPRTSWTFFPMLQPEAS